The sequence ATTGACAATGTCGGAATAACAGGAGCCCATTACACCGGCTTTGTCATGATTGGACAGCACGCTTTCAAATCGCCTGAAGATTTCGACCAGAAAAAGTATTTCACTGACATTTACAACTGGCTTGTCGAAGGGCTTGGGATTTCCAAGGAAGAGATAACTTTCCACGAGGATGCGTGGGCAGGCGGCGGAAATGCAGGAATCTGCATGGAGTTTTTCTCCCGCGGTTTAGAACTCGGCAATCAGGTTTACATGAAATATGAGGTTACAGAAGAGGGGCTTAAGCCTCTGAAATTAAATATTCTTGACATGGGAATGGGGCATGAGAGAAACGCCTGGTTCTCAAACGGCACAGGAACAAGCTATGATGCTGTTTTCCCGAAAGTCATGAATCATCTTTACAAAAGCACCGGCTTTCACACTGACCCGGCTTTAATGAAAAAATTCCTGCCTTATGCATCCTACCTTAATGCAGACGAGGTTGAGGACATTGAGAATGTTTGGAAAGATATTTCTGAAAAAATAAAAGTTCCGAAAGATGAATTAAAGGAGAAGATTGGAAAGTCAGCTGCCCTTTACTCAATTGCAGAGCATTCAAGAAGTTTGCTTTTCGCAATTTCTGATGGCGTTCTTCCGAGCAATGTTGCCGGCGGATATAATCTCAGGATTATTCTAAGGCGCGCTCTTTCATTGATAGAAAAAAACAACTGGAACATTTCTCTTCCTGAATTATGCAAAATCCATGCGCAGGAATTAAAGCCCCTGTTCCCTGAGCTTTCAGAAAATCTCAAGGAAGTTTCTGAAATTCTTGAAGTTGAAAAAGAGAAGTATCTTGAGACAAAAAAATCCTCAAAAAGAATTGTTGCCCAGATGATAGGAAAGGAAGTTTCCGCTGAAAAGCTTATTGAGCTTTACGACAGCCAGGGGATAAGCCCCGATTACATAAAACAGGAATTTGCGGCAAATGGGAAAGAGCTTTCCATACCAGATAATTTCTACAGCCTTGTCGCAGAAAAGCACAAGACTTCTGTCCAGAAAACAGCAACAAAAAAAGCAGAGAGAATTGAGCTTCCGGAATTGCCTGCAACAGAGGCATTATACTTCGGAGATTACAAGATTCTTGAGTTTTCAGGAAAAGTATTGAAGATTGTCGGGAAAGACAACAAGCATTATGTTATCTTAGACAAAACTGCTTTTTACCCGACATCCGGAGGGCAGCTCTCAGATAGTGGCGTTTTAGGAAACACAAAAGTTTCTGAATGCTTCAAACAGGGAAAATTGATTGTCCATGCTGTTGAGAATCCATCTTTCAAAGAGGGAGATATTGTCAAAGGGAAAGTTAATTTTGAGAGGCGCCTTCAGCTTTCCCAGCATCACACAACAGCGCACATAGTAAATGCAGCTGCAAGAAAAATCCTTGGAAATCACATCTGGCAGACAGGCGCTTCAAAGACAATGGAGCACGGCAGACTTGACATCACTCACTACAAGCAGTTAGATGAATCAGAACTCAAAAAGATTGAAGATGAAGCCAACAAGATTGTAAATGCTAATATTCCAATCAAAAAGTTTTTCCTCCCCAGAAATGAGGCAGAGCATTTGTATGGCTTCAGGCTTTATCAGGGCGGAGCTGTTCCCGGTAAGGAAATCAGGATTGTTGAGATTCCTGGAATTGATGTTGAAGCCTGCGGCGGCACTCATTTGAATTCAACTGGAGAAGCAGGAAAAATAAAAATCATAAAGTCCTCTAAAATTCAGGATGGGATTATCCGCCTGGAATTTGTCTCTGGAAACGCAGCTGAGAAAGAAACCTTGGGCGAAGCGGGAATAATCGAGGAACTGAGAAAATCCCTTAAATGCAAAAAAGATGAAATTCCAGGGCGCATTGATGAGCTTTTCCAGAAGTGGAAAAAGATTGTAAAAAAAGGTGAGCCAAAGGAATCCTTCAAGCTTGAATCAAAGGAAAAATCATCCGGCTCTGATAAGGAAATAATTGAGAAGGCATCTTTCTCCCTGAAAACCCAGCCAGAGCATCTTACAAAGACAATAAAGAGATTTCTAGAAGAAATAAATAAAAAATAAAAAAATAAAAACAGTAAAAATCAGCTGGACCTTACAAATTGTCTGATTTCTCATTTATTCTTGTTCTGTATAGGGTAGTGTAATACTCAATTACCTCATCTGCCAATGTTCCATTGTAGTCCTGAAGCTTATCTGCAGTTAATGCATAGGGCGCTGGAAGGAACTCTTCAGGTATCTGCTCCTTTCTTGCTTCCAGATTTATTACTGCATACATGATGTTCGCATCTAAATTTCCCTGCAGCCCTTCAATCTTTGCCTTGTCAAAAATTTTTACAATGCTTTCAAGTGTTTCCTCTGGCATAAGCCATCATCTCTTAATGATTCATATGCGCTCAATATTTAAGGGTTTATCATCACATGTAAGTCACACTAAAATTGTATTCGCGAGCACGCAAATACTTTTTAATCACAACTCACTTTTTCTTTAAAGCAGGAGGTTGATATTATGAAAATTGAGAATTTTGAAGGCTTCTTTCCGGAGAGAGTTAAGAATATGCCCAAGTCAGTGATAAGGGAGCTTCTGAAGATTACTCAGGATCCTGAGATAATATCATTCGGATGCGGGCTTCCTGACCCTGACACTTTCCCAGTAAATGAACTTGCAGACATAACGAGGCAGGTTTACATGACAAAGGGCGCGCAGGCCCTTCAATACGGAACCACAGAGGGCTACAAGGGGCTGAGAGCAGAACTTTCAAAATGGATGTCAAAGGAAGGAATTGAGGCATCCATAGACAGCATCCTTCCGATAAGCGGCTCCCAGCAGGGACTGGACTTTTTTGGAAAGCTCTTCATAGAAAAGGGCAGCAGAATAATTGTTGAAGAACCCTCTTATCTTGGGGCTTTGCAGGCATTCTCATTCTATGAGCCGGAATTCATAGGGGTTCCCCTCGACGAAAATGGGATGAAAACTGATGTGCTGGAGGAAAAGCTTGAAAAATTTGACAGCAGTATCAAGTTCATGTATTTGGTGCCTGACTTCCACAATCCTGCAGGAGTCACTCTCAGCCACGAAAGGCGAAAGAAGATTATTGAGCTTGCAGAACAATACAATCTTATTGTAATAGAGGACTCCCCTTACAGGGAACTGCGCTACAATGGTGATGCAATCCCTTCAATATACGCTCTTGCGCAGGCAAATGGAATGAACAACATAATATCATTGAGGACTTTCTCAAAGACAATATCGCCAGGACTGCGAATTGGCTGGATAACTGGAGACGAGGCAGTGATAGACACGCTTGTGAAGTTGAAGCAGGGCGCTGACCTGTGCTCGCCTGTTATTAACCAGATAGTTGCTGCAGAATTCCTCAAAAATTGGAACCTTGAGGAGCATATTGAGAAGATAAAGGAGAAATATTCCGAGAAAAGGGATTTGATGCTTGAGGTTCTTGATGCATACATGCCCAAGCATCCTGAAGTGGAATGGACAAAACCAGATGGAGGACTTTTCCTGTGGCTGAGCATGCCTAAGAATGTTGATACATCTGAAATGTGCAAGAGGGCCGTAAAGGAGGAGAAGGTCGGCTTCATACCCGGCTATGCCTTCTACCACGACGGCTCTGTAAAGAACAAGATGCGCTTGAACTTCAGTTACTCAACTCCGGGGCAGATAGAAGTTGGCATAAAGCGGCTGGGCAGTATTGCTGAAAGGGAGATTGATGGCAGAAAATAATTCTGCAAGCGCCAAAGGACATCCTTGAATAAGTTTTATAAGAAGAAAGGGATAAATCCTGTTTTATGCAAGTTCTGTGCCTGAAATGCAAGGGACGGGGGTTCTGCGGAAGGGTTTACTGCCCAATCTATGCAAAGGCAAACTCGATTATGAGGATGAAAAAAGTTCTCTTGCTTGAGGGAAAAGAGGAATTCTCATCTAAGGCGCCTGCAGTTCTTGTAGGGCGTTCAGGATATCCTAATATCAACATCGGGATTATGGCTCCTCCTGAAATTCCCTCTCTTCTTGAGCATGCAGAGCTTTATGATGCGCCTAGAACCTGGGGAAAAAATAATTTTGGCGTAGATAGAATTATTGAGCTTCGCTCAGCCCTGATTAACTCCAAGT is a genomic window of Candidatus Woesearchaeota archaeon containing:
- the alaS gene encoding alanine--tRNA ligase, with product MLSDKEVKKELRKVTAANPEKYYAVEILKKNGFSRFQCEKCQKFFWSTSPSKVCGDPACSGGFRFIGNSPAKHKMTYVETWQRFSELFEKWGYTPIKRYPVAARWRDDTDFVQASIYDFQPFVVSGQVEPPANPLVVPQFCLRFNDIDNVGITGAHYTGFVMIGQHAFKSPEDFDQKKYFTDIYNWLVEGLGISKEEITFHEDAWAGGGNAGICMEFFSRGLELGNQVYMKYEVTEEGLKPLKLNILDMGMGHERNAWFSNGTGTSYDAVFPKVMNHLYKSTGFHTDPALMKKFLPYASYLNADEVEDIENVWKDISEKIKVPKDELKEKIGKSAALYSIAEHSRSLLFAISDGVLPSNVAGGYNLRIILRRALSLIEKNNWNISLPELCKIHAQELKPLFPELSENLKEVSEILEVEKEKYLETKKSSKRIVAQMIGKEVSAEKLIELYDSQGISPDYIKQEFAANGKELSIPDNFYSLVAEKHKTSVQKTATKKAERIELPELPATEALYFGDYKILEFSGKVLKIVGKDNKHYVILDKTAFYPTSGGQLSDSGVLGNTKVSECFKQGKLIVHAVENPSFKEGDIVKGKVNFERRLQLSQHHTTAHIVNAAARKILGNHIWQTGASKTMEHGRLDITHYKQLDESELKKIEDEANKIVNANIPIKKFFLPRNEAEHLYGFRLYQGGAVPGKEIRIVEIPGIDVEACGGTHLNSTGEAGKIKIIKSSKIQDGIIRLEFVSGNAAEKETLGEAGIIEELRKSLKCKKDEIPGRIDELFQKWKKIVKKGEPKESFKLESKEKSSGSDKEIIEKASFSLKTQPEHLTKTIKRFLEEINKK
- a CDS encoding PLP-dependent aminotransferase family protein — its product is MKIENFEGFFPERVKNMPKSVIRELLKITQDPEIISFGCGLPDPDTFPVNELADITRQVYMTKGAQALQYGTTEGYKGLRAELSKWMSKEGIEASIDSILPISGSQQGLDFFGKLFIEKGSRIIVEEPSYLGALQAFSFYEPEFIGVPLDENGMKTDVLEEKLEKFDSSIKFMYLVPDFHNPAGVTLSHERRKKIIELAEQYNLIVIEDSPYRELRYNGDAIPSIYALAQANGMNNIISLRTFSKTISPGLRIGWITGDEAVIDTLVKLKQGADLCSPVINQIVAAEFLKNWNLEEHIEKIKEKYSEKRDLMLEVLDAYMPKHPEVEWTKPDGGLFLWLSMPKNVDTSEMCKRAVKEEKVGFIPGYAFYHDGSVKNKMRLNFSYSTPGQIEVGIKRLGSIAEREIDGRK